In one Planctomycetota bacterium genomic region, the following are encoded:
- the rfbD gene encoding dTDP-4-dehydrorhamnose reductase — protein sequence MIELSTEYYPILVTGAGGLLGHALGPRLARAAPAPEVLRLTDLARGEAGGCPILPLDVTDARAVARAVRDLAPRTVFHLAAWTDVDAAETNEALVRRLNVEAAGTVARAAADCGALVVHMSTDFIFDGTKTEPYVEEDPASPLGVYARSKAESETRVRAAAPDSHLIVRTAWLYGAGGPNFVETILAAARAGGPLRVVRDQVGCPTWSEDLARALVVMVGSGLRGTYHACGRGSASRRELAQEIVRAAGLDVPVEPIRSRDRPGEAPRPACVVLSTEKLRREAGHQFPDWRESVRAYVARLR from the coding sequence ATGATCGAACTATCCACGGAATACTATCCGATTCTCGTGACCGGCGCAGGCGGGCTCCTAGGCCACGCCCTCGGGCCTCGCCTCGCCCGGGCCGCCCCCGCGCCGGAGGTTCTCCGCCTGACGGACCTGGCGCGAGGGGAGGCCGGCGGGTGCCCCATCCTCCCGCTCGACGTCACTGACGCGCGGGCCGTCGCGCGGGCGGTCCGCGACCTCGCGCCGCGGACAGTCTTCCACCTGGCCGCGTGGACCGACGTGGACGCGGCTGAGACGAACGAGGCGCTTGTTCGGCGGCTGAATGTGGAGGCGGCGGGAACCGTCGCCCGCGCGGCGGCCGACTGCGGCGCGCTCGTGGTCCACATGAGCACGGACTTCATCTTCGACGGCACGAAGACGGAACCTTACGTCGAGGAGGATCCGGCGAGCCCGCTCGGCGTGTACGCCCGCTCGAAGGCCGAGAGCGAGACCAGAGTCCGCGCGGCCGCGCCGGATTCGCACCTCATTGTACGGACGGCGTGGCTGTACGGGGCAGGGGGGCCGAACTTTGTCGAGACGATCCTGGCCGCGGCCCGCGCGGGCGGGCCCCTGCGCGTCGTGCGGGACCAGGTGGGGTGTCCCACCTGGAGCGAGGACCTCGCGCGGGCGCTCGTCGTGATGGTGGGGTCGGGCCTTCGCGGGACGTATCACGCCTGCGGCCGGGGGTCCGCCTCGCGACGGGAATTGGCGCAGGAGATCGTCCGCGCCGCCGGGCTCGACGTTCCTGTGGAACCGATCCGGAGCCGCGACCGGCCCGGCGAAGCGCCCCGGCCCGCCTGCGTGGTCCTCTCGACGGAGAAACTCCGGCGGGAGGCGGGCCACCAGTTCCCCGACTGGCGCGAGAGCGTCCGCGCCTACGTCGCCCGCTTGCGGTAG